In the genome of Pontibacter actiniarum, the window CACCTAAGCGAGGAACTGACTAAGGCTGGGTATGCTACCTGGAATATTGAGTTCAGGCGTGTAGGTGACGTAGGTGGTGGCTGGCCCGGCACATTTCAAGATGTAGCCTTGGCAACTGATTACGTGCGAGAACTGGCAAAGTCATATCCGATAGATGCAAAACGTGTTGCCGTGATCGGGCATTCGGCTGGTGGGCACCTGGCGCTCTGGCTGGCTGCGAGGCATCACTTGCCAAAATCAAGCTCACTGTATGCTAAGAAGCCGCTTAAGCTTAAAGGTGTTATATCGCTGGCTGGTATTGCCGATTTAGAAACTTACAGCCAGCAGGAAGGCAGTTGCAATGCAGCTGTGCCACAACTGATGGGCGGCTCGCCTACAGATTTCCCAGAGCGGTACGCTCAGGCTTCGCCGCAGCAGATGTTACCATTGCAGGTGCCAAGCCGCTTGGTACAAGGTAAGCGCGACCCAATTGTACCTGTGGCACAGGCTGAGAATTTTGCTCAAAAAGCGAAAGCGGCAGGAGATAATGCTCAAGTTGTACTTCTACCTGATGCAGGACATTTTGATTTAGTGGCTCCATCCTCTCCTGCTTGGCCGCAAGTGCTAAAGGCAGTGCAGGAACTCTTGTAAATATTTTAGCTGTATACTTAAACCTTACATTGAAAATCCCTTCTAAAAAGGAATTAAGCCGATAAATCATAAAAACTAATCATTCTAAACCTGACATGAAATCTACATTAATTGCGGCAGGTATCTGCTTTACCCTGGCTATGCCTGGCGCATTTGCACAGTCGGCCAACGTACCGAAACCAGTAGCAAAATCGCTGAGCAAGGTAAAGCCGGATGACATAAAAGCACACATTGCTTACCTGGCTGATGACAAGCTGCTTGGTCGTAAACCAGGTACACCCGGCTACCAGATGGCAGTAGATTATGTAACAGATCAGTTCAAAAAAATGAATGTGGCTCCGGCAGGTGAAAACAATTCATACCTGCAGACGGTCCGTATCCGCACTGCCACACCTAACCCTGATGCTACGTTGAAACTGCAGGCAAACGAAGGAGCAGCCGAGGCATTAAAAGATGG includes:
- a CDS encoding alpha/beta hydrolase family protein, which gives rise to MRLYLILMALLAFAATAVAQQKPNLVTWQQIAEMPVPAADHIIKYGPDALQFGELRLPEGKGEFPVVVVVHGGCWLNEYNLEYMSHLSEELTKAGYATWNIEFRRVGDVGGGWPGTFQDVALATDYVRELAKSYPIDAKRVAVIGHSAGGHLALWLAARHHLPKSSSLYAKKPLKLKGVISLAGIADLETYSQQEGSCNAAVPQLMGGSPTDFPERYAQASPQQMLPLQVPSRLVQGKRDPIVPVAQAENFAQKAKAAGDNAQVVLLPDAGHFDLVAPSSPAWPQVLKAVQELL